In the Kitasatospora terrestris genome, one interval contains:
- a CDS encoding putative bifunctional diguanylate cyclase/phosphodiesterase: MTRSRQRLTVCYFGWMGLLTLVYYLNPDDRIIWWTAMGLSGVGAIVLGTRMNRPAHPGYWYVLAAANLSFTIGEVTQVVYTEYLHVLTYPTLADAFYLAEYLLYALGVAGFIRWRTAHQDRGSMLDALILTVGLALLVWLYLIVPYERNPDLSWFQKAVSIAYPLGDVLLLLMLMRLLVPRGGKSRALLLLTVGSLGMLASDVLYGLIQLHGVWHIGTPVDFGWAAFYTLWGAAALHPSMVELTRPIPTQPTDITKGRLALLTLASLIAPAMLLFDVYRGDSSHAGVIAAFSAVLFLLVLARLAGIVVVHRNQLDRERALRMAGARLAGAVTVSEVADSVQSAAASLLPPNEPGAALLAVCEDGALKAGRNPCEGVLRVPRMDEVRTSRLLPVEELGGGLEEQFAGSPSVLVCPLALEQRALGEPLIGVLVVGGTEHRLTALWGSLDILAGQAALAVERVMLSRQVNQHNSELYFRTLVQSGSDVILILDDQDGIRYASSSAERVLGHHEPAGVPLTDLVPPEDVRAVQQALARMRTREQAEQREHWRLLRSDHSVIEAEVRWNDLRADPTVAGLVLTLRDVTDQRQMERELTHRAFHDSLTGLANRVLFLDRVGHALARSERRGTVTGVLFIDLDDFKVVNDTQGHAIGDELLVAVSLRVSTALRTSDTAARLGGDEFAVLVEDALSPADVGRTADAVLAVFEEPFRLSSGAVRVAASIGVATTEDSVDAAELLTHADLALYEAKAAGKRQWSRYQPQLQAGLVERHELNESLDTAIAESAFALYYQPIVDLASGDLVAFEALVRWPHERRGMVLPEDFIALAEESGQIVPLGAWVLERAVTEATAWQKLSGDRRTAGGRLPLRVSVNVSARQFRDAGFVDTVRRVVESSGIRPGTLILELTESVLMRRDERVRTDMRTLRDLGVRIAIDDFGTGYSSLSYLREFPISVLKIDKSFIDGLGLSEQQYALVEGITRIADTLGVQVIAEGIENDAQRQLLAAMGCPLGQGYLFARPLTVEQAGALVQGDADLAGLQDGRP; this comes from the coding sequence TTGACTCGCAGTCGACAGCGCCTGACGGTCTGTTACTTCGGCTGGATGGGCCTGCTCACGCTCGTCTACTACCTGAACCCGGACGACCGGATCATCTGGTGGACGGCGATGGGCCTCAGCGGGGTCGGCGCCATCGTGCTCGGCACCCGGATGAACCGGCCGGCGCACCCCGGCTACTGGTACGTGCTGGCCGCGGCCAACCTGAGCTTCACCATCGGCGAGGTCACGCAGGTCGTCTACACCGAGTACCTGCACGTCCTGACCTACCCGACCCTGGCCGACGCCTTCTACCTGGCCGAGTACCTGCTGTACGCGCTCGGCGTGGCCGGCTTCATCCGCTGGCGGACCGCCCACCAGGACCGCGGCTCGATGCTGGACGCGCTCATCCTCACGGTGGGTCTGGCCCTGCTGGTCTGGCTGTACCTGATCGTCCCGTACGAGCGGAACCCGGACCTGAGCTGGTTCCAGAAGGCCGTCTCGATCGCGTACCCGCTGGGCGACGTGCTGCTGCTGCTGATGCTGATGCGGCTGCTGGTGCCGCGCGGCGGCAAGAGCCGGGCGCTGCTGCTGCTCACCGTCGGCTCGCTCGGCATGCTGGCCTCCGACGTCCTGTACGGCCTGATCCAGCTGCACGGCGTGTGGCACATCGGCACCCCGGTGGACTTCGGCTGGGCCGCGTTCTACACGCTGTGGGGCGCCGCCGCGCTGCACCCGTCGATGGTGGAGCTGACCCGGCCGATCCCCACCCAGCCGACCGACATCACCAAGGGCCGGCTGGCGCTGCTCACCCTGGCCTCGCTGATCGCCCCCGCGATGCTGCTGTTCGACGTCTACCGCGGGGACAGCAGCCACGCCGGGGTGATCGCCGCGTTCTCGGCGGTGCTGTTCCTGCTGGTGCTGGCCCGGTTGGCCGGGATCGTGGTGGTGCACCGCAACCAGCTGGACCGGGAGCGGGCGCTGCGGATGGCCGGCGCCCGGCTGGCCGGGGCGGTCACCGTCAGCGAGGTCGCCGACTCCGTGCAGTCCGCGGCGGCCTCGCTGCTGCCGCCCAACGAGCCGGGAGCCGCCCTGCTGGCGGTCTGCGAGGACGGCGCCTTGAAGGCCGGGCGCAACCCGTGCGAGGGGGTGCTGCGGGTGCCGCGGATGGACGAGGTGCGCACCAGCCGGCTGCTGCCGGTGGAGGAGCTGGGCGGCGGCCTGGAGGAGCAGTTCGCCGGCTCGCCGTCCGTCCTGGTCTGCCCGCTGGCGCTGGAGCAGCGGGCCCTCGGCGAGCCGCTGATCGGCGTCCTGGTCGTCGGCGGCACCGAGCACCGGCTGACCGCCTTATGGGGCTCCCTGGACATCCTGGCCGGGCAGGCCGCGCTCGCCGTCGAGCGGGTGATGCTCAGCCGGCAGGTCAACCAGCACAACAGCGAGCTCTACTTCCGCACCCTGGTGCAGTCCGGCTCGGACGTGATCCTGATCCTCGACGACCAGGACGGCATCCGGTACGCCTCCTCCTCGGCCGAGCGGGTGCTCGGCCACCACGAGCCGGCCGGCGTCCCGCTGACCGACCTGGTGCCGCCCGAGGACGTCCGCGCCGTCCAGCAGGCGCTGGCCCGGATGCGCACCCGCGAGCAGGCCGAGCAGCGCGAGCACTGGCGGCTGCTGCGCAGCGACCACAGCGTGATCGAGGCCGAGGTGCGCTGGAACGACCTGCGCGCCGACCCCACCGTGGCCGGCCTGGTGCTCACCCTGCGCGACGTCACCGACCAGCGGCAGATGGAGCGCGAGCTGACCCACCGGGCCTTCCACGACTCGCTGACCGGCCTGGCCAACCGGGTGCTGTTCCTGGACCGGGTCGGCCACGCGCTGGCCCGCAGCGAGCGCCGCGGCACCGTCACCGGGGTGCTCTTCATCGACCTGGACGACTTCAAGGTGGTCAACGACACCCAGGGCCACGCGATCGGCGACGAGCTGCTGGTCGCGGTCTCGCTGCGGGTCTCCACCGCGCTGCGCACCTCCGACACCGCCGCCCGCCTCGGCGGCGACGAGTTCGCGGTGCTGGTCGAGGACGCGCTCTCCCCGGCGGACGTCGGCCGCACCGCCGACGCGGTGCTCGCCGTCTTCGAGGAGCCCTTCCGGCTCTCCTCCGGCGCCGTCCGGGTGGCCGCCAGCATCGGCGTGGCCACCACCGAGGACAGCGTGGACGCCGCCGAGCTGCTCACCCACGCCGACCTGGCGCTGTACGAGGCGAAGGCGGCCGGCAAGCGGCAGTGGAGCCGCTACCAGCCGCAGCTGCAGGCCGGGCTGGTCGAGCGGCACGAGCTGAACGAGAGCCTGGACACCGCCATCGCCGAATCCGCCTTCGCGCTGTACTACCAGCCGATCGTCGACCTGGCCAGCGGCGACCTGGTGGCCTTCGAGGCGCTGGTCCGCTGGCCGCACGAGCGCCGCGGCATGGTCCTGCCCGAGGACTTCATCGCGCTCGCCGAGGAGAGCGGCCAGATCGTCCCGCTGGGCGCCTGGGTGCTGGAGCGGGCCGTCACCGAGGCCACCGCCTGGCAGAAGCTCAGCGGCGACCGGCGCACCGCCGGCGGCCGGCTGCCGCTGCGGGTCAGCGTCAACGTCTCGGCCCGGCAGTTCCGCGACGCCGGCTTCGTCGACACCGTCCGCCGCGTCGTGGAGAGCAGCGGCATCAGGCCCGGCACCCTGATCCTGGAGCTCACCGAGAGCGTCCTGATGCGGCGCGACGAACGCGTCCGCACCGACATGCGCACCCTGCGCGACCTCGGCGTGCGGATCGCCATCGACGACTTCGGCACCGGCTACTCCTCGCTCAGCTACCTGCGCGAGTTCCCGATCTCGGTGCTGAAGATCGACAAGTCCTTCATCGACGGCCTGGGCCTGTCCGAGCAGCAGTACGCCCTGGTCGAGGGCATCACGCGGATCGCCGACACGCTCGGCGTCCAGGTGATCGCCGAGGGCATCGAGAACGACGCCCAGCGGCAGCTGCTCGCCGCCATGGGGTGCCCGCTCGGCCAGGGCTACCTGTTCGCCAGGCCGCTCACCGTCGAACAGGCCGGCGCCCTGGTCCAGGGCGACGCCGACCTCGCCGGACTCCAGGACGGCCGACCCTGA